Proteins co-encoded in one Mycobacterium mantenii genomic window:
- a CDS encoding ABC transporter permease produces the protein MTRFLARRLLNYVVLLALASFLTFCLTSVAFRPLDSLLQRSPRPPQAVIDAKAHTLGLDEPIPIRYAHWASHAVRGDFGKTVTGQPVGTTLWRRVGVTLRLLIIGSVVGTVMGIGAGAWGAIRQYRLSDRVVTMVALLVLSTPTFVIASLLILGALRVNWALGIHIFDYTGETSPGVTGGSGAQLLDRLRHLVLPSLTLALAAAAGYSRYQRNAMLDVLGQDFIRTARAKGLTRRRALIKHGLRTALIPLATLFAYGVAGLVTGAVFVEKIFGWHGMGEWLVQGIATQDTNIIAAITLFSGAVVLLAGLLSDVFYAALDPRVRVS, from the coding sequence ATGACTCGGTTTCTGGCTCGCCGGTTGCTCAACTATGTCGTGCTGCTGGCGTTGGCATCGTTTCTGACGTTTTGCCTGACGTCGGTGGCCTTCAGGCCCTTGGACAGCCTTTTGCAGCGCAGTCCGCGGCCGCCACAAGCCGTGATCGACGCCAAGGCCCACACCCTGGGCCTGGATGAACCGATACCGATCCGCTACGCGCACTGGGCGTCGCACGCCGTCCGCGGCGACTTCGGCAAGACGGTCACCGGACAGCCCGTCGGTACGACGCTCTGGCGTCGCGTCGGAGTGACCCTGCGCCTGCTGATCATCGGTTCGGTGGTGGGAACCGTCATGGGCATCGGGGCCGGGGCATGGGGCGCCATTCGCCAGTATCGACTCAGCGATCGCGTGGTCACCATGGTGGCCCTGCTGGTGCTCAGCACCCCGACATTCGTGATCGCCAGCCTGCTGATCCTTGGCGCGCTGCGGGTCAATTGGGCCCTGGGCATCCATATTTTCGACTACACCGGCGAGACCTCACCGGGTGTAACCGGCGGGAGCGGCGCGCAGCTCCTCGACCGGTTACGGCATTTGGTCCTGCCGTCGCTGACCCTGGCGCTGGCCGCAGCGGCCGGCTACAGCCGTTATCAGCGCAACGCGATGCTGGACGTCCTCGGCCAGGATTTCATTCGCACCGCGCGCGCCAAAGGACTCACCCGGCGGCGGGCGCTAATCAAACACGGGCTGCGCACCGCTCTGATCCCGCTGGCCACCCTGTTCGCCTATGGGGTGGCCGGTTTGGTGACCGGAGCGGTGTTCGTGGAGAAGATCTTCGGCTGGCACGGCATGGGCGAATGGCTGGTGCAGGGCATCGCAACTCAGGACACCAACATCATCGCGGCGATCACCTTGTTCTCCGGCGCGGTGGTGTTGCTGGCCGGTCTGCTTTCGGACGTGTTCTACGCAGCGCTTGATCCGCGGGTGCGGGTGTCATGA
- a CDS encoding VOC family protein, with protein sequence MTISFNHTIVASRDKRESAEFLAELFGLPGPKPFGHFMVVELEHGASLDYADAPEGADIPRQHYAFLVSEEEFDTIYGKISSRGLQHWADPGAKRPGEINHNHGGRGVYFPDPSGHAMEILTSPYGSAG encoded by the coding sequence ATGACCATCAGTTTCAACCACACCATCGTCGCCTCACGCGACAAGCGGGAATCCGCGGAGTTCCTGGCCGAGCTGTTCGGGCTGCCCGGCCCAAAACCCTTCGGCCACTTCATGGTTGTCGAGCTCGAGCACGGCGCCAGTCTCGACTACGCGGATGCCCCCGAAGGCGCGGACATCCCGCGTCAGCACTACGCGTTCCTGGTGTCCGAGGAGGAGTTCGACACCATCTACGGCAAGATCTCCTCACGCGGCCTGCAGCACTGGGCCGATCCGGGCGCCAAGCGCCCCGGCGAGATCAACCACAACCACGGTGGGCGCGGGGTCTATTTCCCGGATCCGTCCGGCCACGCCATGGAGATCCTCACCAGCCCGTACGGCTCGGCGGGCTGA
- a CDS encoding dipeptide ABC transporter ATP-binding protein has translation MSPLLEVTDLAVTFPTTGAPVTAVRGISYHIEPGEVVAMVGESGSGKSVSAMAAIGLLPQYAQVRGSVRLHETELMGLGDHAMSRLRGKAVGMVFQDPMSALTPVYTVGDQIAEAIEIHQPRLGKRAARRRAVELLELVGIAQPERRARAFPHELSGGERQRVVIAIAIANDPDLLICDEPTTALDVTVQAQVLEVLKTARDITGAGVLIITHDLGVVAEFADRALVMYAGRVVESADVTRLYRDRRMPYTVGLLGSVPRLDVAQGTRLVPIPGAPPSLAGLDPGCPFAPRCPLAIDECRLDEPELLPVGSDHRAACIRTDQVDGRSAADIYGVSTAARQAESADTPVVVRVRELTKTFKLTKGVFRRNAGEVRAVDGVSFELRQGRTLGIVGESGSGKSTTLHEILELTAPQSGSIEVLGSDVTTLSAANRRSMRRDIQVVFQDPVASLDPRLPVFDLLAEPLRANGFDKDRTNARVAELLEIVGLRRADAVRYPAEFSGGQKQRIGIARALALQPKILALDEPVSALDVSIQAGIINLLLDLQERFGLSYLFVSHDLSVVKHLAHHVVVMYAGAIVEQGDSRHVFADPQHEYTQRLLNAVPQPDPGRRV, from the coding sequence GTGAGCCCGCTGCTGGAGGTGACCGACCTGGCCGTCACGTTCCCGACGACGGGCGCGCCGGTGACCGCGGTACGAGGCATCAGCTACCACATCGAGCCGGGCGAAGTCGTCGCCATGGTCGGCGAATCAGGTTCGGGGAAATCGGTTTCCGCAATGGCGGCCATCGGCCTGTTGCCGCAGTACGCGCAGGTGCGCGGCTCGGTGCGGCTGCACGAGACCGAGCTGATGGGCCTGGGCGACCACGCGATGTCGCGGTTGCGCGGCAAGGCGGTCGGCATGGTGTTCCAGGATCCGATGTCGGCGCTGACTCCCGTTTACACCGTCGGCGACCAGATCGCAGAGGCGATCGAGATCCACCAGCCGCGGTTGGGCAAGAGAGCCGCTCGCCGGCGCGCGGTGGAACTACTCGAGCTGGTGGGAATCGCGCAGCCGGAGCGCCGCGCCCGTGCGTTTCCACACGAACTGTCCGGCGGCGAGCGACAACGGGTGGTCATCGCGATCGCGATCGCCAACGACCCCGACCTGTTGATCTGTGACGAGCCGACCACGGCACTGGATGTCACGGTGCAGGCGCAAGTTCTCGAGGTACTCAAGACGGCGCGCGACATCACCGGCGCCGGGGTGCTCATCATCACTCACGACCTCGGTGTGGTCGCCGAGTTCGCCGACCGCGCCCTGGTGATGTATGCCGGGCGCGTCGTCGAATCCGCCGATGTGACAAGGCTTTACCGGGATCGTCGAATGCCCTACACCGTCGGTCTGCTGGGCTCGGTCCCGCGGCTGGACGTCGCACAGGGCACCCGGCTGGTGCCGATTCCCGGTGCGCCGCCGTCGCTGGCGGGCCTGGATCCGGGATGCCCGTTCGCTCCGCGCTGCCCGCTGGCCATCGACGAATGCCGGCTCGACGAGCCGGAATTGCTTCCGGTCGGCAGCGATCACCGGGCGGCCTGCATCCGCACCGATCAGGTCGACGGGCGAAGCGCAGCCGATATCTACGGAGTGAGCACGGCAGCCCGCCAGGCAGAATCCGCTGACACGCCGGTGGTCGTTCGGGTGCGCGAGCTGACCAAGACCTTCAAGCTGACGAAGGGTGTGTTCCGCCGAAACGCCGGCGAGGTCCGCGCCGTCGACGGCGTCAGTTTCGAACTGCGGCAGGGCCGCACCCTGGGCATCGTCGGCGAGTCCGGTTCAGGCAAGTCGACCACCCTGCACGAGATCTTGGAACTCACCGCGCCGCAATCCGGTTCGATCGAAGTGCTCGGCTCCGATGTCACCACGCTGAGCGCCGCGAACAGGCGATCGATGCGGCGCGACATTCAGGTCGTGTTCCAAGACCCGGTCGCCTCACTGGACCCGCGACTGCCGGTGTTCGATCTCCTCGCGGAACCCCTGCGGGCCAACGGATTCGACAAGGATCGCACCAACGCGCGCGTCGCCGAGCTGCTCGAGATCGTGGGACTGCGCCGCGCCGACGCAGTCCGTTACCCCGCCGAGTTCTCCGGCGGGCAAAAGCAGCGCATCGGCATTGCCCGGGCGCTGGCCTTGCAGCCGAAGATCCTGGCGCTCGACGAACCGGTTTCCGCGCTCGACGTGTCCATCCAGGCCGGGATCATCAACCTGCTGCTCGACCTCCAAGAGCGGTTCGGCCTTTCCTACCTGTTTGTCTCCCATGATCTTTCGGTGGTCAAGCACCTCGCGCACCACGTCGTCGTGATGTATGCCGGCGCCATCGTGGAGCAGGGTGACAGCCGGCACGTCTTCGCCGATCCGCAACACGAATACACCCAACGGCTGCTGAACGCGGTGCCGCAACCGGATCCGGGCAGACGTGTCTAG
- a CDS encoding VOC family protein, with the protein MEQVAFTSRSIAHVRLTVTDIERSRQFYESVFGWPVLLEVPENADEPTRNQLGFLFGGVIYDLGGTLLGLRPVAADRFDEDRVGLDHIAFRLGSKDELDSAAAHLDELSIVHEPIKDIGPSYILEFRDPDNIALELTAPK; encoded by the coding sequence ATGGAGCAGGTGGCGTTCACGAGTAGGTCCATCGCACATGTCCGGCTGACCGTGACCGATATCGAGCGGTCGCGGCAGTTCTACGAAAGCGTGTTCGGCTGGCCGGTGCTGTTGGAGGTTCCCGAGAACGCCGACGAACCCACCCGCAACCAGTTGGGCTTCCTGTTCGGCGGCGTCATCTATGACCTGGGCGGCACACTGCTGGGACTGCGGCCCGTCGCAGCGGATCGCTTCGACGAGGATCGCGTCGGACTCGACCACATCGCGTTTCGGCTCGGAAGCAAAGACGAATTAGATTCGGCGGCAGCGCATCTCGATGAGCTCAGCATCGTTCACGAGCCGATCAAGGACATCGGGCCGTCCTACATCCTGGAGTTCCGCGACCCCGACAACATCGCCCTGGAGCTGACCGCACCGAAATAA
- a CDS encoding beta-class carbonic anhydrase: MTVTDDYLANNAQYASTFEGPLPMPPGKHVAVVACMDARLDVYRILGLNEGEAHVIRNAGGVVTDDVIRSLAISQRLLGTREIILIHHTDCGMLTFTDDDFKRSIQEETGVKPPWAAEAFGDLAEDVRQSLRRLEASPFVTKHVSARGFVFDVATGELDEVTL, translated from the coding sequence GTGACCGTTACCGATGACTACCTGGCCAACAACGCCCAGTACGCGAGCACGTTCGAAGGGCCGCTGCCGATGCCGCCGGGCAAACACGTCGCGGTCGTCGCGTGCATGGACGCCCGGCTGGACGTCTACCGCATCCTCGGGCTCAACGAGGGGGAGGCCCACGTCATCCGCAATGCCGGCGGAGTCGTCACCGACGACGTGATCCGGTCGTTGGCCATCAGCCAACGCCTGCTGGGGACGCGGGAGATCATCCTGATCCACCACACCGATTGCGGGATGCTCACGTTCACCGACGACGACTTCAAGCGCAGTATCCAGGAGGAGACCGGGGTGAAACCGCCGTGGGCGGCCGAGGCTTTCGGCGACCTCGCCGAGGACGTCCGCCAGTCGCTGCGCCGTCTGGAGGCCAGCCCGTTCGTCACCAAGCACGTCTCCGCGCGCGGATTCGTCTTCGACGTGGCCACTGGCGAGCTCGACGAGGTCACGCTCTGA
- a CDS encoding Rrf2 family transcriptional regulator translates to MRMSAKAEYAVRAMIQLATVPDGTLVKTDDLAQAQGIPPQFLVDILTNLRTDRLVRSHRGREGGYELARPGKDISIADVLRCIDGPLASVRDIGLGDLPYSGPTAALTDVWRALRASMRSVLEETTLADVATGGLPKHVAQLADDYRKQESQRHGTARTGD, encoded by the coding sequence GTGCGCATGTCGGCGAAGGCGGAGTATGCCGTGCGGGCGATGATTCAGCTCGCCACGGTGCCCGACGGGACGCTAGTGAAGACCGACGACCTGGCCCAGGCCCAGGGCATTCCGCCGCAGTTTCTCGTAGACATTCTCACCAACCTACGCACCGACCGGCTGGTGCGAAGCCATCGCGGTCGCGAAGGTGGCTACGAATTGGCCCGTCCCGGTAAAGACATCAGCATTGCCGATGTGCTCCGCTGCATCGACGGGCCGCTGGCCAGCGTCCGGGACATCGGACTCGGCGACTTGCCGTACTCGGGGCCGACGGCGGCGCTCACCGACGTCTGGCGCGCGCTGCGGGCCAGCATGCGGTCGGTGCTGGAGGAGACGACGCTGGCCGACGTCGCCACCGGTGGACTGCCCAAGCACGTTGCGCAACTCGCCGATGACTATCGCAAGCAGGAAAGCCAGCGGCACGGCACCGCGCGCACCGGCGACTAG
- the cysD gene encoding sulfate adenylyltransferase subunit CysD — MTSDLKVAPAAGQYELSHLRSLEAEAIHIIREVAAEFERPVLLFSGGKDSIVMLHLALRAFRPGRLPFPVMHVDTGHNFDEVIATRDELVAEHGVRLVVASVQEDIDAGRVVEPKQGRNSIQTVTLLRAIRENKFDAAFGGARRDEEKARAKERVFSFRDEFGQWDPKAQRPELWNLYNGRHHKGEHIRVFPLSNWTEFDIWSYIGAENIALPSIYYAHRRKVFRRDGMLLAVDRNMQPSPDEPVFETTVRFRTVGDVTCTGCVESEAATVDEVIAETAVSRLTERGATRADDRISEAGMEDRKRQGYF; from the coding sequence ATGACCAGTGACCTGAAGGTGGCGCCGGCCGCCGGACAGTACGAGTTGAGTCATCTGCGCTCGCTGGAGGCGGAGGCGATCCACATCATCCGCGAGGTGGCCGCGGAGTTCGAGCGCCCGGTGCTGCTGTTCTCGGGCGGCAAGGATTCCATCGTCATGCTGCACCTGGCGCTGCGGGCGTTCCGCCCCGGGCGGCTGCCCTTCCCGGTGATGCACGTCGACACCGGGCACAACTTCGACGAGGTGATCGCGACCCGCGACGAGTTGGTGGCCGAGCACGGCGTGCGCCTGGTGGTCGCCTCGGTCCAGGAGGACATCGACGCCGGCCGCGTCGTCGAGCCGAAGCAGGGCCGCAACTCGATCCAGACCGTGACGCTGCTGCGCGCCATCCGGGAGAACAAGTTCGACGCCGCGTTCGGGGGAGCGCGCCGCGACGAAGAGAAGGCCCGCGCCAAGGAACGCGTGTTCAGCTTCCGCGACGAGTTCGGTCAATGGGATCCGAAGGCCCAGCGGCCCGAGCTGTGGAACCTCTACAACGGCCGGCATCACAAGGGTGAGCACATCCGGGTGTTTCCGTTGTCCAACTGGACCGAATTCGACATTTGGTCCTACATCGGCGCCGAGAACATCGCGCTGCCATCGATCTATTATGCCCACCGGCGCAAGGTGTTTCGTCGCGACGGCATGCTGCTGGCGGTCGACCGCAACATGCAGCCGAGTCCCGACGAGCCGGTGTTCGAGACGACGGTGCGTTTCCGCACCGTCGGGGACGTCACGTGCACGGGATGCGTGGAATCGGAGGCCGCCACCGTGGATGAGGTCATCGCCGAGACCGCGGTGTCCCGGCTGACCGAGCGCGGGGCCACTCGGGCCGACGACCGGATCTCGGAGGCCGGCATGGAAGATCGCAAACGGCAGGGGTACTTCTGA
- a CDS encoding ABC transporter permease yields the protein MTSEANVDGAHGLSGHEVADFTSRRTLVLRRFVRNRFAVASLTLLVLLFVGCYALPAVLPYSYEDLDFTALLQPPNARHWLGTNALGQDLLAQILRGMQKSMLIGVCVAVISTGIAATVGSISGYFGGWRDRVLMWVVDLLLVVPSFILIAIVTPRIKNSANVVMLVLLLAGFGWMVSSRMVRGMTMSLREREFIQAARYMGVSSRRIIVGHVVPNVASILIIDAALNVASAILAETGLSFLGFGIQPPDVSLGTLIANGTQSATTFPWVFLFPAGVLVLILVCANLTGDGLRDALDPGSGLSGGGDR from the coding sequence ATGACCTCCGAGGCGAACGTCGATGGCGCCCATGGCCTTTCGGGACACGAAGTCGCGGACTTCACCTCCCGCCGCACCCTGGTGCTACGGCGGTTTGTCCGCAACCGGTTCGCGGTGGCGTCGTTGACGTTGTTGGTGCTGTTGTTCGTCGGGTGCTACGCGCTGCCCGCGGTGCTGCCCTATTCCTACGAAGACCTCGACTTCACCGCGCTGCTGCAGCCGCCGAACGCGCGCCACTGGCTGGGCACCAACGCGCTGGGTCAAGACCTGTTGGCGCAAATCCTGCGCGGGATGCAGAAGTCGATGCTGATCGGCGTCTGTGTGGCGGTGATCTCCACCGGCATCGCCGCCACCGTCGGGTCGATCTCTGGCTATTTCGGTGGCTGGCGCGACCGCGTGCTGATGTGGGTCGTCGACCTGTTGTTGGTGGTGCCCAGTTTCATCCTCATCGCCATCGTGACGCCGCGAATCAAGAACTCGGCCAACGTCGTGATGCTGGTTCTGCTGCTGGCCGGTTTCGGCTGGATGGTCAGCTCGCGCATGGTGCGCGGTATGACCATGAGTTTGCGTGAGCGCGAATTCATCCAGGCCGCAAGGTATATGGGCGTATCCAGCCGCCGCATCATCGTCGGCCACGTGGTGCCCAACGTGGCGTCCATTCTGATCATCGACGCCGCGCTCAACGTCGCCTCGGCCATCCTGGCCGAAACCGGCTTGAGCTTCCTCGGTTTCGGTATCCAGCCACCCGACGTGTCGCTGGGGACGTTGATCGCCAACGGCACCCAGTCCGCAACCACCTTTCCGTGGGTATTTCTGTTTCCCGCGGGAGTGCTGGTGCTGATTTTGGTGTGCGCCAACCTCACCGGCGACGGCCTGCGGGACGCACTTGACCCCGGCAGCGGTTTGTCGGGGGGTGGGGACCGGTGA
- the cysC gene encoding adenylyl-sulfate kinase has product MAGPTTLLRLATAGSVDDGKSTLIGRLLYDSKAVMEDQWAAVEQTSKDRGHDYTDLALVTDGLRAEREQGITIDVAYRYFATPKRKFIIADTPGHIQYTRNMVTGASTAQLVIVLVDARHGLLEQSRRHTFLASLLGIQHIVLAVNKMDLIGWDREKFEAIRDEFHAFAARLDVHDVATIPLSALHGDNVVTKSDQTPWYEGPALLSHLEEVYIAGDRNMVDVRFPVQYVIRPHTREHQDHRSYAGTVASGVMRPGDEVVVLPVGKRTRITAIDGPNGPVEEAFPPMAVSLTLADEIDISRGDLIARTHNQPRISQDFDATVCWMADNAALEPGRDYVIKHTTRTTHAKVTALDYRLDVNTLHRDKTATALNLNELGRISLRTQVPLLLDEYTRNPSTGSFILIDPHTNGTVAAGMVLRDGTAQAASPNTVRHKSSAIAEARPRGKTVWFTGLSGSGKSSVAMLVEQKLIEKGALAYVLDGDNLRHGLNADLGFSMVDRAENLRRLAHVAALLADCGNVVLVPAISPLAEQRELARQVHAEAGFDFIEVFCDTPIEECEKRDPKGLYAKARAGEIAQFTGIDSPYQAPVSPDLRLTPDRTVVEQAQRVIDLLESRG; this is encoded by the coding sequence ATGGCCGGGCCGACAACGCTATTGCGCCTGGCAACCGCGGGCTCCGTCGACGACGGCAAGTCCACCCTGATCGGTCGGCTGCTCTATGACTCCAAGGCCGTGATGGAAGACCAGTGGGCCGCGGTGGAACAGACATCCAAGGACCGTGGACACGACTACACCGATTTGGCGCTGGTGACCGACGGCTTGCGGGCCGAGCGCGAACAGGGCATCACGATCGACGTCGCCTACCGCTACTTCGCAACTCCCAAGCGGAAATTCATCATCGCCGACACCCCTGGCCACATCCAGTACACCCGCAACATGGTGACCGGAGCGTCGACCGCTCAACTGGTGATCGTGCTCGTCGATGCCCGGCACGGGCTGTTGGAGCAGTCGCGCCGGCACACCTTCCTGGCGTCGCTGCTGGGCATCCAGCACATCGTGCTCGCTGTCAACAAGATGGACCTGATCGGTTGGGACAGAGAGAAATTCGAGGCGATCCGGGACGAGTTCCATGCTTTCGCCGCTCGTCTGGATGTGCACGACGTCGCCACCATCCCGCTCTCGGCGCTGCACGGCGACAACGTGGTGACCAAGTCGGACCAAACGCCCTGGTATGAGGGTCCGGCATTGTTGTCGCACCTTGAGGAGGTGTACATCGCGGGTGACCGCAACATGGTCGACGTGCGGTTTCCGGTCCAGTACGTCATCCGCCCGCACACCCGCGAACACCAAGACCACCGCAGCTACGCCGGTACCGTCGCCAGCGGGGTTATGCGACCCGGCGATGAAGTGGTGGTGCTGCCGGTCGGCAAGCGCACCCGCATCACTGCCATCGATGGGCCGAATGGTCCGGTGGAAGAAGCCTTCCCGCCGATGGCCGTATCGCTGACCCTGGCCGACGAGATCGACATCTCCCGGGGCGATTTGATCGCCCGCACCCACAATCAGCCCAGGATCTCGCAGGACTTCGACGCGACCGTGTGCTGGATGGCCGACAACGCGGCCCTCGAACCCGGCCGCGACTACGTGATCAAGCACACGACCCGCACCACGCATGCGAAGGTGACCGCGCTCGACTACCGACTGGACGTCAACACGCTCCATCGCGACAAGACCGCGACGGCGTTGAATCTCAATGAACTCGGCCGCATTTCGCTGCGCACCCAGGTGCCGCTGCTGCTCGACGAGTACACCCGCAACCCCAGCACCGGCTCGTTCATCCTCATCGACCCGCACACCAACGGAACGGTGGCGGCCGGCATGGTTTTGCGCGACGGGACCGCGCAGGCGGCAAGTCCGAACACAGTGCGGCACAAGTCATCCGCCATCGCCGAGGCCCGGCCCCGCGGTAAGACGGTGTGGTTCACAGGTCTGTCCGGTTCGGGCAAGTCGTCGGTGGCCATGCTGGTCGAGCAGAAGCTGATCGAAAAAGGAGCCCTGGCTTACGTTCTCGACGGTGACAACCTGCGACACGGCCTGAACGCTGACCTGGGCTTCAGCATGGTCGACCGAGCCGAAAACCTGCGCCGGCTGGCGCATGTGGCGGCACTGCTCGCCGACTGCGGCAACGTCGTGCTGGTGCCGGCGATCAGTCCGCTGGCCGAGCAGCGCGAACTGGCGCGTCAGGTGCACGCCGAAGCCGGCTTCGACTTCATCGAGGTGTTCTGTGACACCCCGATCGAGGAATGCGAAAAGCGTGATCCGAAGGGTTTGTACGCCAAGGCGCGCGCGGGGGAGATCGCCCAGTTCACCGGCATCGACAGCCCGTATCAGGCGCCGGTGAGCCCCGATCTGCGGCTCACCCCGGACCGCACCGTCGTGGAGCAGGCGCAGCGGGTCATCGACCTGCTCGAATCACGCGGGTAG
- a CDS encoding LLM class flavin-dependent oxidoreductase translates to MTMPVMEPDLDATVLETWARATDEGPFSSLCWGERIAFDNPDNLTLLGALAAWTTRVRLLTTVIVPQLHDPVMLAKGLATGDLLSGGRLTVGIGVGGRQEDYRAVGADPATQTMRGMAERVAVMKRVWAGEKTTDSVLPVGPAPVQPGGPPLFVGSIGPKTIRSAAAWADGLAGTTLDLDVAKQNELFDVTREAWAGAGKPKPHLITSFWFAFGSPEESRDQIHRHLRRYMNWIPAEYADAMAPMTGWAGSEDELLDVLRRFEEIGTDEVQLIPTSSDVDQLHRAADVAARL, encoded by the coding sequence ATGACCATGCCGGTGATGGAGCCGGATCTGGATGCGACGGTGCTCGAGACCTGGGCGCGCGCCACTGACGAGGGCCCGTTCTCGTCGCTGTGCTGGGGCGAGCGGATCGCCTTCGACAACCCTGACAACCTGACGTTGTTGGGTGCGCTGGCCGCCTGGACCACGCGGGTCCGGCTGCTGACGACGGTTATCGTGCCGCAGCTGCACGATCCCGTCATGCTCGCCAAGGGGCTGGCGACCGGCGATCTGCTCAGCGGCGGCCGACTGACCGTGGGCATCGGGGTGGGCGGCCGGCAGGAGGACTACCGCGCCGTGGGTGCCGACCCGGCCACGCAGACGATGCGCGGCATGGCAGAGCGCGTCGCGGTGATGAAACGGGTCTGGGCGGGGGAGAAGACCACCGACTCGGTGCTGCCCGTCGGGCCCGCGCCGGTCCAGCCCGGCGGTCCGCCGCTGTTCGTCGGCAGCATCGGGCCGAAAACCATTCGCAGCGCGGCCGCGTGGGCCGACGGGCTGGCCGGCACCACCCTGGACCTCGACGTCGCCAAGCAGAACGAGCTGTTCGACGTCACCCGAGAAGCCTGGGCGGGGGCCGGCAAGCCCAAGCCCCACCTGATCACGTCGTTTTGGTTCGCGTTCGGATCGCCCGAGGAGTCTCGCGACCAAATTCATCGTCATCTGCGCCGCTACATGAACTGGATACCAGCCGAATACGCCGACGCGATGGCGCCGATGACGGGCTGGGCCGGCAGTGAGGACGAGCTGCTGGACGTCTTGCGCAGGTTCGAGGAGATCGGCACCGACGAGGTTCAGCTGATCCCGACGAGCTCGGATGTCGATCAGCTTCATCGAGCCGCGGACGTGGCGGCCCGGCTGTAG